The Tolypothrix sp. PCC 7712 region CGGATCGCTTAATTGTCCAATTAAGTCGGCGGCGCGGACTAAGCCTGCATAGTTATGTGTATCTTGATGGTCTTCTGCTTTCGGGACGGGGAATCTGGTTAATTCAATATTCGACTTAATTACTTCTGCATCGATTAATTTATGTCCACCAAAACGTTCATCAATAAATAGTTTGCCTCTATCAACATGATAGGGTATGAGACTAGCATCAGAAGCACCAGGAGCTAAAGAAATCATTTTGCCATCTTTACCTGTAGCATATAAGCCTTCTGTCTCTTGGTCTTGCCGACAAACTCCTTTGACATAGCCAATATCATGACAAGCTAAAGAGATAATGCAATGTAACCAATCATCACTGGAAACGCCACCTTCACGAATATGTTTACCTCGTAAAATTTCCTGTCCTACTAAAGTCACAAGAATTGTGTGTTCGACGTTGTGATATAAAGCATCGCTATTGGCAATATTTTCTAAAGCCATGCTCCCAGCCCAGGCAATGATATCTTGATAATCATGTTTTAAAGCGCCATAGGTGCGATGATAGCCTTCTCGAATTTGATTAACAAAAGCATCAATTAAAATTTCTGTAGCATTGAACATTGGTTTTGACTCGCTGGAATAAGAATTTATTAACAATTCGTAATTCGTAGTTACTAATTCGTAATTAGGTTAAGGATGGGAATTTAGACCCTACCTGTAAAGGCGTGACTTATAAAAGTTGTAGAATATAAACCTCTGTTTAATTACGAATTACGACTTACGAATTAGTAATTAGGTTGATTATGGTTATTCAGTACGTATTGGCAAAAATTTCTCACCAATCAACAGGATAGTCAATTTTGCAAAATACGTTAAATTTCATCTTTAAAATGACAGCAATGCAGATTTCCTCCTTTGTTACTGGTTGAGAGTTTTAGCTCTATCTATTTTGATATTTTTCCCACAAAACAGGCTATCCTTTCATTAGCCTGCAAATAACAGGTTAGAAGCTTCGGTATTGCTGCTTTATTCAGTTATAGTCTTTAGCTAAAACTAGTAGTTCCCTACAGGAATTTGCATGGTTTCGTAGTCAAGGTTCAAATTCCCAAGTAGAGGATTAAAGTCTTGGCTAGGAATATGTTTTTCCCTCATGCTCAAATTCAGCGATGGAGAGAAATATCCTGTATTGAAAGCCTAAGTACTGTTTTAGGCATCAGCACTGATGACTTTCAAGGTGCTACTGTCTTTTTCAGATACATTGCCACAAATTATTCAGTTTTGTATAGATGTGCCTTAGCCCTATCTGCTTTTTTACTTCTATTATTTCCGTATCAACAATCGAGATGGACGAGAGTTAGATACTAAAAAATCACAATAACTGCAACCTGATAAATAATTCTATAATGAGAAATTTCTCGAAAATTTAAGCCATATTCATCTTCTATACCCAGAAAAAGTAATAGTAGTTAAAAATTACTCAGTCTGCTTGCCAGACTGAAACTTTAGAAAAATTTGGATTATCTGCACCTGTATTCACTTCCTTGCATTATAAATGCTGGACAATATCATTTTAATACTAAAAATATGACAGTAATTCAGTGCAAATACTCATTGACAATATTTTGATTCAATAAATATATTGCAAATATTCTTCTATTGTAATAAAAGTACAACCTGTATCATGTTTCTCTACTGGGAATCCTGATAGTCAGAGCCTCAAAAAATGAGCTATATTTCATACAAGTTAATAAATTTAAACTTTTATTAAAAAATACCAGTAATTATTCATATTACAGGAGCTAGAGGTATGACCGTGGGTGATGAAAGTTCATCAAAAGTCGAAATGGAAGACTCTTTGAGGGCTGAAGATGCTGATTTAGGACAAAAACTACAGGATCGGCAAACTCGCCTATGGTTGATGCCACTGTTACTGGGTACAGGTTTGGGATTAGCGATCGCTTTTGGGGGTATGGGTATTTTAAGCCATCGTCCCACTAGTCAACAAAATGCGATCGCCAAACCACCAGCAAAGTTGAAACCATCAATGACAGTTACCGTTGCTACCGTAGAGACTGCAAGTGTAGCACGGACTCTCAATACTACGGGTACTGTCGCCGCCTCCGATTTGATTCCTGTACTTCCCCAAACCAACGGACTGCAAATTAAAAAAATTCCTGAGAATATCCAAGAAGGCGCTTTCGTCAACAAAGGGGATGTTTTGGCAGTTTTAGATGATTCTGTACTGCAAACTCAAATTAGCCAAGCTAAAGCAGATATAGAATCGAAGCAAGCAGATATGGCATCAAAGCAAGCCGATGTCACATCTAAACAAGCCAGTGTGTCATCCAATGTGGCGATTGTTAAGCAAAGACAAGCAGATTTAGCTCAAGCACAGGCGCGCTTAGAAGAAGCGGAAAAGAACTATCAGCGATATCAACAACTGGCGGCTTCTGGTGCTATTAGTCAACAAGAACTGGATACTCGTTCCTATACGGTGAAAACTGCCAGAGAAACTGTGCGTGTTGCTGAAGAAAATGTTCGTAGTGCCCAAGCAAATGTTGGTGGTAGTCAAGCAAATATCAGCATAGCCCAAGCCAACGTCAACAAAGCCAAAGCCGATGTTCGCAATAGTGCCGCGAAAATAGGACAACTGCAAGCCCAATTAGCACAAACCCTAGTTGTTGCGCCTGTATCGGGAATTATTGCCGAAAAACTGGCGAGAGTGGGGGATATGACAGGTGTACCACCACAAACCCAAGTAGGTAATGTGATTGGTGGGACGCAAAAGCTGTTCTCGATTATTCGAGATGGCAAATTACAACTGCAAGCAAAAGTTCCTGACATTCAACTCTCCCTAGTGAAAGTGGGTGCAACAGTAGAAGTGACTTCCGATCTGGATCGCCTTGTTACCTTGCAAGGGCGAGTTAGAGAGATAGAACCGATGGTAAACGATCAAAGGCGAGAAGCCACAGTCAAAATCGACTTACCACCAACAAAATTGCTCAAACCTGGAATGTTTGCCCGCGCCGCCATTACCACCTCATCAACCCTAGGCATGACAGTACCCCAAAAAGCCGTACAAACCCAACCTGATGGCAGTGTAATTGTATTCATGCTATCGGGTGAAGACATTGTCCGCGCCCAGAAAGTAGAACTAGGAGAACCTCTAAACGGTAACAGAGTGGAAATCAAAAGCGGGTTGAAATTAGGCGATCGCGTGGTTGTGAAAGGTGCAGGTTATCTCAAAGATGGCGACAAAGTACTGATATCCCCGGAAGGATAAAGAATCCATAATCTGAATCTGCTGCGGTGAACTTTTCCCCATCAATCCAAAATCCAAAATCCAAAATCCAAAATTCTCCGATGTCCTTCAATATCTCTGCTTGGTCGATTAAAAAACCTGTCCCCACGATAGTTTTATTCTTGATTTTGACGATAGTTGGTTGGTTTTCGTTCATTTCCTTAGGGATAGACACCAACCCCAACGTTGATATTCCCGCAGTGACGGTGACTGTTACCCAACCAGGTGCAGGCCCAGCGGAACTGGAATCGCAAGTGACAAAGAAGATTGAAGATGCTGTCGCGGGTTTGGGCAATATCGACAACATGATATCGAAGGTCAGTGATGGTAATTCTACAACCACCATCAATTTTTTATTAGGAACAAACAGCGATCGCGCTACTAATGACGTGCGAAATGCGATCGCTCAAATTCGCCAAAGTTTACCCCAAGACATCAATGATCCGATTGTCCAACGTCTAGACTTCGCTGGCGGGCCGATCATGACCTATGTTGTCAAATCTGATCGCCGTTCTGTGGAAGAGTTAAGTAACCTCACAGACCAAACTATTAGCCGCGCCTTGTTAGCGGTGAAAGGTGTCGCTCAAATTAAACGTGTGGGTGGGGTTGACCGAGAAATCAGAGTTAACCTCGACCCCAATCGCTTACAGTCTTTAGGTATCACCGCCACCCAGGTAAACGACCAAATCCGCGCCTTGAATATTAACTTACCAGGCGGACGTGCGGAATTAGGTGGTAGCGAACAAAGTATCCGCACATTAGGTAGCGCCGCCAGTGTGGATGTGTTGAAAACCTACGAAATCATCTTACCTAGTGGTGGTTCCGTACCTCTTTCCAGCTTAGGAACCGTCGATGATCAATTTGGTGACATCCGACAAACTGCAAGCTTGAATAACAAACCTGTGGTAGCCTTTCAGGTTCTCCGTAGCACTGGTAGCGTCATGGTAACAGTGGAATCAGGAGTGAAAGCCGCAGTTAAGGAACTGGAAAAAACCCTCCCTCCAGATGTGAAGCTGGATTTAGTATTTACCAGGGCTGATGTAGTTCGCCAGTCCTATGAAAGCACCATCGATGAATTGATTCAGGCTTCCATACTGGCGGTGATCGTCATTATGATATTTTTACGGGACTGGCGAGCAACATTAATTACCGCCGTTGCCTTGCCTTTATCAATGATTCCCACCTTTGCTGTACAGCAAGCTTTAGGTTACACCCTCAACAACATGACATTGCTAGCCTTAGCCCTAGCAGTCGGTAACCTAGTCGATGATGCCGTCGTGGAAATTGAAAACATGGAACGGCACATGGCAATGGGAAAATCAGCTATGCAAGCGGCTTATGAATCTTCAGAGGAAGTGGGATTAGCCGTGGTAGCTTCTTCAGCAACGATTATTGCTGTATTTCTGCCCGTAGCCTTTATGGGTGGAATTCCCGGACAATTTTTCCAACCCTTTGGCTTTACGGTTGCCATTTCCACAATTTTTTCCACCTTAGTCGCCCGCATGATAACCCCCATGATGGGGGCTTATTTACTCAAGGATAAAGACCATACACGCAGTAAGGGAATACAGGATCAGAATCAGCCACGATTTATCCGATTATTAAATTTTAAATTTAAACTGCCAACAACCAGCAAAAAAACTAAAAAACTCAGCACTCAGCACGGGCTGAACGCCCCGCTACCGCTAACACAACTCAGCACTCTCAAGCCTCGAAAATTTCAGCCCTATAAGTCGTTGTTGCAATGGGCACTCAGGCATAAATTAACAACAATAGCGATCGCTCTAGCTTTCTTCATAGCTAGTCTGATGCTAGTACCCATGATTCCCAAGGGTTTCGTTGACGATGGCGACTACGGACTTTCTAGTATTTCTATAGAAATTCCCCCTGGTTCCACCTTAGCAGATATGAATCAGGTAGTAACACAGACAACTAACATCCTCCTGAAAAACCCTCATGTTGCTCAGGTAGTAGCTACAGAAGATTTGAGTACAGCTACCCTCGCTGTCAACCTCAAACCCAAAGAAGAACGCAAGATTTCCCAAAAACAATTTGAGGAAGAAATACGCCCCCTATTCCAACAAATACCAGGGGCGAGAATCAGTTTCCAAAGCCAAGTACCAGGTGATAGCCGTAAAGGTTTATCAATAGTTTTGCGTAGTGAAAATCCCGAAGCCTTAAGTCAAGCTGCGTCAGACTTAGAAAAGCAGATGCGAACCATACCGGGATTAGTAGAAGTCTCTTCTAGCGCCAGTTTGGTAAAACCAGAAATTCTCGTCATACCCGATCCGCAACGCGCCGCAGATTTAGGTGTGACAGTGCAAGCGATCGCGCGTACAGCCTCTTTAGCTACCATTGGTGATAACGATGCCAACTTAGCCAAATATAATTTAAGCGATCGGCAAATTCCCATTCGCGTGCAAATCGATCCCAAAGCCCGCGCAGATATCAACAATATCAAAAATCTTCAAGTTCCCAGTCAAAATGGCAGCTTAGTTCCCCTCCTCGCCGTTGCAGATATCCGCTTTGGTAGCGGCCCTGCAACCATCAACCGCTACGATCGCGCCCGTCAAGTTGCAGTCGAAGCCAACTTACAAGGTATCGCCCTCGGCGAAGCAGTCCAAACAGTAAATAAACTGCCGATTATGCAAAACTTGCCTCCAGGAGTTATGCAACAACCCTCTGGCGGTGCAAAAATTATGCAAGACATCTTTAGAGGTTTTGGTAGCGCCTTGGGATTAGCAATTCTCTGCATCTATGCAATTCTCGTACTGCTATATAACAATTTCCTACATCCGCTATCGATTATGGCAGCCTTACCCTTTTGCTTAGGCGGCGCATTAGTAGCCTTGATGGTAATGCAAAAACCCTTAGGACTCTATGCCTTAATTGGGATTGTACTGCTGTTGGGAATTGTCACCAAAAACTCTATTTTGTTAGTGGACTATACAATCATCAACATGCAAGAAGGCAAAAGCCAACGTCAAGCACTCATCGAAGCTGGCGTGTCACGCTTACGCCCAATTATGATGACCTCATTAGCAACAATCGCTGGTACTCTACCCCTAGCATTAGGAATCGGTGTTGGTTCCGAAGTCCGCCAACCGATGGGAATCGCTATCATGGGTGGCTTTACAACTTCCACACTGCTGACATTGGTGGTAGTACCCGTAATATTTAGCTATATTGACAACTTCCAAAACTGGATCATGAATACCTTGCGCTACGGCTTCGGCAAAAAACCACCCCGCCCAGCATCCAGCGAACATGAAGTCATCAGCCTCCCATCAGAGCGGGAAAAATCCGCTTCTTAAATTCAGCCTTGGCAGATTGTGGTATAATAGCACCTAGCTTTAGCTTAATGGCTAGCTGCTATTTGCGGGTGTAATTCAGTGGTAGAATGTCATCTTCCCATGGTGAACGTCGTGGGTTCGAGTCCCATCACCCGCTTTTTGTTGGTGTAGATTAACTAATTATTTGTCCGTGGTGAAACATTATTTGTCATCATATTTCCAGAGATAATTTTATAATTTAAGTCGTATTATAAAGATGGTGTCACAAAGTTTTAGATTGTGCCTGCTTAAATAATATCTATTCAAAAGTTTCCTAAAACCTCTAATGTAATTTAGATAATGTAATTGCAGGGTTTGAATTATTAACACTATAAGACATAGTAAATTGCCGTCAACAAAAAGATCAGCAGGAGACAATATCAATAGGCTGGGTCAGGAAAGACACCAGTCTGCATTGTTGCGCTATGCTCTAGCAGTAGCTTTCCTTGTTGGTACGGTTCTTTTATTTGTAACTAATAGTACTTCTTATTTAGGATGGTTGCTCTCACTAGCAGGATTCGCAAGCTCCTACTATTTGTACCGCAGTGGACGACATTTAACAAAACGAGCAGGAGATGCTCAACGTGGTGCTAAAGCTGAAAAGGATGTAGCCGCTTTATTACGACCCTTGCAGCGTCAAGGATGGTACATCGAATACAACTTAAAAATCAGGAGATGGGGAGATGCAGATTTAGTATTGCACTCCCCTAAAGGCAATTGGTATGTCATTGATGTCAAATCCCACGGAGGTACTAAAGTTTACGAAAACGGTTGTCTACGAAAGCGTTATGGCAGAAATATTTATGATTTTGAAGAAGGAGATTTGATCGGGAAAGTGAAAGGTCAAGCTCAGGAAGTGAAGAGTATAAAAGGTGCGCGATGGGTAACTGCGATGCTTTGCTTTACAAAGGGTGATGTCGATATTTCTCTCAATGAGATTACAGGTGTTTATATTGTGAACACTACCAATTTGATCAGTATTTTGTCGCAGTTGGAGCAGTAAATGGAAATAAGTTATTGAATGTTTGATTATCAAATCTGATATTTAAGCGAAATGGGATAGCAGATAGTCTATGTACAAATAAAATATTTACTCATAGCCAATTATCCTAAGTATTCAGGTAAACTATTTTACAAAAAACACCAATATTGGGTGCAGTAACTCGGAGGTAGTTTTGAAAGCGACCAGAAAAATAGATGCTATTCTTAACGCTTGGTTTGACTACATTGCTTTGGATGATTACAGTAACGCCAGGGTTGAAGCTACTAACAATCAAAAGATTGTAAAACAACCTGGTGTCAGGCTGTTAGGTAACCATGTATTAATAGATAGAGATATATTTTCAGAACTACAAAAAAAACCACCCAGAGGGCAACAAAATCAACAAGAATCTCTGTGGGTTTTATCATTTCCACAGGTTGTAAATGTCGAAAATGGAAAATCTTATTTTTGTCCTCTATTTTGCTTAGATATTACTGTCACTGTAAGCAAAAGTTTGCCGTTTTTGAAACCATAACCTTGCCGCAGACATAGCCCAAAAGTAGATTATTACGTTTAGTAGCCAAATAGAAAAAGTTGAGTTTTGAAATGATAAGCTTGCCGAAAGTATAAAAATCAAGCATAAACCTGCCGAAAGTTACGGTATTTCCTATGCTCAGCGACCGAGAGTTTGAAGACTGGTGTCGCCGCCTTTGTTTACCAGAGACGACAAAAGAGCTAGTGCAAAAAATCCGGAATTCAGAACCTGTGAGGAAGGTAGGTGGCGGAGCGAAAAATGTTTGCGGCAGTTATCCAAGTCGCAAAATGGGGAAAACGATTCAGTTTGAATCTCATAAAGTAGAACTGCCGGCGATCGTAGAGTACGAAAATGATGAAGATGTATTAGAGTACTATGACCAGCCAATTCGTCTAAGTTTATCTTTTCATTCCCTGAGCGGACGTTGTGTGGTGACATCTCATACTCCGGATTTTTGGGTAATGAGGCGTAATAGTGCGGGATTTGAAGAATGGAAAGCTAGTGAGCGGCTCAAAATACTAGCCAGAAAACAACCTACACGCTATCAGCAAAGCGAAGAAGGTCGTTGGCACGCGCCACCAGCAGAAATGAAAGTTCAAGCAATGGGACTGTACTATTATTTACGTACAGATCTTGAAATCAACTGGATTGCTTACCAGAACTATCAGTTTCTTCAAGGTTATTTCAACCAAGAAAATACAGTTAAAAAAGAGGTAAGAAAAACAGTTGTTGAGTGTATTAATGCCAATCCTGGAGTAACCCTCAAAGAACTACTAGAATCAACAAATACCGATTGGGCAGATGATATCTATGCCTTGATTGGAACAAAGCAAATATATGTAGACCTGAAAGCAGTAGCTTTGAATGAGCCAGAAAAAGTTCATCTTTTCAGT contains the following coding sequences:
- a CDS encoding efflux RND transporter periplasmic adaptor subunit, whose product is MTVGDESSSKVEMEDSLRAEDADLGQKLQDRQTRLWLMPLLLGTGLGLAIAFGGMGILSHRPTSQQNAIAKPPAKLKPSMTVTVATVETASVARTLNTTGTVAASDLIPVLPQTNGLQIKKIPENIQEGAFVNKGDVLAVLDDSVLQTQISQAKADIESKQADMASKQADVTSKQASVSSNVAIVKQRQADLAQAQARLEEAEKNYQRYQQLAASGAISQQELDTRSYTVKTARETVRVAEENVRSAQANVGGSQANISIAQANVNKAKADVRNSAAKIGQLQAQLAQTLVVAPVSGIIAEKLARVGDMTGVPPQTQVGNVIGGTQKLFSIIRDGKLQLQAKVPDIQLSLVKVGATVEVTSDLDRLVTLQGRVREIEPMVNDQRREATVKIDLPPTKLLKPGMFARAAITTSSTLGMTVPQKAVQTQPDGSVIVFMLSGEDIVRAQKVELGEPLNGNRVEIKSGLKLGDRVVVKGAGYLKDGDKVLISPEG
- a CDS encoding nuclease-related domain-containing protein produces the protein MPSTKRSAGDNINRLGQERHQSALLRYALAVAFLVGTVLLFVTNSTSYLGWLLSLAGFASSYYLYRSGRHLTKRAGDAQRGAKAEKDVAALLRPLQRQGWYIEYNLKIRRWGDADLVLHSPKGNWYVIDVKSHGGTKVYENGCLRKRYGRNIYDFEEGDLIGKVKGQAQEVKSIKGARWVTAMLCFTKGDVDISLNEITGVYIVNTTNLISILSQLEQ
- a CDS encoding efflux RND transporter permease subunit, producing MSFNISAWSIKKPVPTIVLFLILTIVGWFSFISLGIDTNPNVDIPAVTVTVTQPGAGPAELESQVTKKIEDAVAGLGNIDNMISKVSDGNSTTTINFLLGTNSDRATNDVRNAIAQIRQSLPQDINDPIVQRLDFAGGPIMTYVVKSDRRSVEELSNLTDQTISRALLAVKGVAQIKRVGGVDREIRVNLDPNRLQSLGITATQVNDQIRALNINLPGGRAELGGSEQSIRTLGSAASVDVLKTYEIILPSGGSVPLSSLGTVDDQFGDIRQTASLNNKPVVAFQVLRSTGSVMVTVESGVKAAVKELEKTLPPDVKLDLVFTRADVVRQSYESTIDELIQASILAVIVIMIFLRDWRATLITAVALPLSMIPTFAVQQALGYTLNNMTLLALALAVGNLVDDAVVEIENMERHMAMGKSAMQAAYESSEEVGLAVVASSATIIAVFLPVAFMGGIPGQFFQPFGFTVAISTIFSTLVARMITPMMGAYLLKDKDHTRSKGIQDQNQPRFIRLLNFKFKLPTTSKKTKKLSTQHGLNAPLPLTQLSTLKPRKFQPYKSLLQWALRHKLTTIAIALAFFIASLMLVPMIPKGFVDDGDYGLSSISIEIPPGSTLADMNQVVTQTTNILLKNPHVAQVVATEDLSTATLAVNLKPKEERKISQKQFEEEIRPLFQQIPGARISFQSQVPGDSRKGLSIVLRSENPEALSQAASDLEKQMRTIPGLVEVSSSASLVKPEILVIPDPQRAADLGVTVQAIARTASLATIGDNDANLAKYNLSDRQIPIRVQIDPKARADINNIKNLQVPSQNGSLVPLLAVADIRFGSGPATINRYDRARQVAVEANLQGIALGEAVQTVNKLPIMQNLPPGVMQQPSGGAKIMQDIFRGFGSALGLAILCIYAILVLLYNNFLHPLSIMAALPFCLGGALVALMVMQKPLGLYALIGIVLLLGIVTKNSILLVDYTIINMQEGKSQRQALIEAGVSRLRPIMMTSLATIAGTLPLALGIGVGSEVRQPMGIAIMGGFTTSTLLTLVVVPVIFSYIDNFQNWIMNTLRYGFGKKPPRPASSEHEVISLPSEREKSAS
- a CDS encoding Npun_R2479 family HD domain-containing metalloprotein, translating into MFNATEILIDAFVNQIREGYHRTYGALKHDYQDIIAWAGSMALENIANSDALYHNVEHTILVTLVGQEILRGKHIREGGVSSDDWLHCIISLACHDIGYVKGVCRQDQETEGLYATGKDGKMISLAPGASDASLIPYHVDRGKLFIDERFGGHKLIDAEVIKSNIELTRFPVPKAEDHQDTHNYAGLVRAADLIGQLSDPRYLKKITSLYYEFEETGMNKILGYQNPGDLRKNYAKFYWNGVYPYVKDALRYLALTQQGKQILANLYSNVFVVEHEKQQEELRLMANSH